Part of the Nostoc sp. ATCC 53789 genome, TGCCCAGCCCAACTTAAGTACAACAGCACTTTGCGGTATGACTATTTGGCTAATTGCTCTCGCGGCTGGCCTACCTTACAAGTACCTGGGAGGAACAGCAATTGGCGGAGTAATGTTGGCGATACTCAGTATTAGCATAAAAGAGTATCAGCGTAAGCGGGTGATGTCATTCCTCAATCCTTGGGCGGATGCTACAGGAGATGGCTACCAGTTGGTGCAAAGTCTACTAGCTGTGGGTTCTGGTAGGACTTGGGGAGCCGGGTTTGGGCTTTCTCAACAAAAACTGTTTTATTTACCGATTCAGGATACCGATTTTATTTTTGCCGTGTTCGCTGAGGAGTTTGGCTTTGTTGGCAGTATGGTGTTGTTGGCACTTTTAGCTACATTCGCCACCCTCGGATTAATTGTGGCACTGAAGGCTAAAAATATAGTGCATCGATTGGTAGCGATCGGTGTGATGATTTTGATGATAGGACAATCACTGCTCCATATTGGTGTAGCTACAGGTTCTCTACCAACTACAGGCTTACCTTTACCCATGTTTAGTTATGGTGGTAATTCTATGATTGCTAGCTTAATAGCTGCTGGGTTGCTGATTCGGGTAGCACGCGAGAGTAATGAAGCTGAGGTAGTACAGTTACGAAAACCCCTGTTTCAAAATGGGCGAAGACATCGAGGTTTCCAAAAAAATAAGAATTGAGTTAGTTGGAAATAGGGCAAGCAACCTTTCACAGCCTATCGAGAATGTGCCTAAGAGCCTGATAAAACTTACCTCTGAGGTAAGGGGCTTTGAAATGGGTTCGGTGGAATTGGGTTAATGCTAGGTATAGGAGTAGGTACTACTTTTTTGAGGACTGTGATTACAAATCCTTTTTGCTGGGGTGGTTGCTTATTAGATATATCATTAACTTGCAGCGTGATTTGAGGTGGAAAGGCTAGATTAACTGGAAACTGCTTTGAGTCACTTAATGCAACTTCATCGCCGTATGGCAAAAGTTTAACTTGAATATTTTCTTTTTCCCCTTCTACTCTCCAACTCAGGGTAGCAGTTGTTCCTTCGTTGAGAACCAGATTTGGTTGATCGCTACCGTTGATTGTGAAAGAAACAATCCTAAATGGTTTTGGTAAAATTTCTATTTTAGATTCAGTCTTTTTAAAACTATTTTTTTGACTTCCATTAGAAAAAGCTTTGATTTGAAAGGCAAATTTTCCTGCTTTATATGCAGGTATAGGGATATTTGTACATCGTAGCTCTTGATTTTGTTGTGTACATAGCTTTTTGAGCTTAGGGTCTGCAAGATTACCTTGGTTAATTTTATAAACAATTGGTTCGCCGTAGGATGTCTCATCATCTGCACTGCCACCAATTTGAATTTGTTGCAGCAGTAATGGACGCGCAATAGTCCAACTTAAAAGAATATTTTGACCTTTTATATACTGTGGTTTATCGGCTTGAAAATTAACAACTTCAGCAATTGGTTTCTCAGCTATTTCTACTTGGGTTGTTTGGGTTGCTATTTGATTAGTTCGAGAAAATAACTGTATACCATTTTGATAAGAAGCTTGTAGCTGAAAAGTGTAATTTCCTTTTGTTTTCACTCCAGTTTTCACGTTACTACAAATAAGGTCTTGTTTTTCTTGTATCTGACAAAGAGGTGTACTTCCTTTACCCAATGCTTCAGGAATGCCATTGCTAAAGTCATAAATAATAGGCTCAATAGGTTGGGAACCTTTAGCGGTCAGAACCAATTTTTGCAACTGTTTATAGTGGTGAATTTCCCAGTTCAAAGCAACCTCATCACCTTCAGTAATTTGAGAGTCTTTTGCACTAAAATTTTCTAATTTCAAAGGATCGGGATTTAAAATTCGCCAAATGATAAATCCTATCCCTCCCAATAATCCCAAAATTGCCAAAATTAACAGAATAAATTGCCACAAAGGACGGGGTTTCCATACCAAGCTCCCTTGAGGCAATGTGTTAGGTAGGGGTAAATTTTTTTGGTCTTTGATGTCGAGTTGAAAGTTAACCACTAACCCTGCGCCAAACCACGGTTTTCGCCACCAAGGTCTGGGTTTGACTGTCAAGTTGGCCACAGCACTTCTATTTGGTAGTAATCTTATTTCAGTCGGATCAAATTTGTAAGTATATAGTTCTTCTTCGTCTCGACTTTTTAAGCTTAATATCAGTTCCCGGACAATATTACCCTGGTTCGCTAGTGCTAATTCATACTTGCCCAGACTACGGCTAACTTGTCCCAAAATCGTATGAAGTTCTATATCTAAGCGATAATTTGTCGGAATTTGAATGTACACCAAGTCTAGCAGTACTAAGTCGGGAGAGTTCTCCGAATACAAGCGGATTGTAGGAGAATAGCTTCCTGCGAGTGTATCCCCAGGTGGGTGAAATTTCAACAATATTTGACCTTTAGTACCAGGGTTCAGTTCTAGCGCAGTAGCTTCCGATACTAATCCAGAACCCTCATATCCGCTTGCAGGGTAATTAATTGTGAACCAGTCTTCGTCTAAATCTGGACAACTCAAGCGGAACCTATCGACGAGATAAGAGCGATTATCAACTATAACTTCTACTTGCAGAGGCTCACTAGGATTGAAAATTAGCGGCTTGTTGGGGTTGGTGTTAGGTCTAATGGAAAATGTCGGGTCATTCACCCGAATTGCAGTCTGTTCTTGTAGCAGAACCTTAATTTGGTTTGGGAAGGTTATGGGTGTATCTTGAGGATAATGTAGAGGTGAATCTACGACTAATGTATAGTCATAGGTTCCAGGAAGAGTATTTGCAGCAATTTGAAACTCAAATCTTACTTCATCGCTATTCTGTTGGGAAGCTAATGCTAAACTTTCTCTAGGAGAACTAGACCAACCGGTTAAATTTTGAAATACTTCGTCAAAAACAAAATGTAAGTCAATAACCGCATCTTGGTCTCCTTGATTGATTACAACAACATAGAGTTCAATAGTATCTCCTGGCATTCCAAATTGAATTCCAGGTGGGTTGATAATAACTTGCAGTGGATTGAATTTAGCTTGCATATCATTGACTCTCTTATTTGATGCGGTGTAGTTTGACTTGAAAATCTTCACCACCACTAACAATCATGGTTCCTTGATTAGTTTTCAAGTCGATACTATTGATTTTTTTAGAGCTTTGGTAAATTGTTTTACCTTCTGCTGCCTTTATTTTGTCAAGCTTATGTTCGGGAGTTAAGTACCAAAGCACCACTCGTCCATCATCGCCACCACTTACTAGCAAACTACCATCATCACTAAATGCCAGACTACGCACAGATGTTTTTGATGCTGGCCAGCGATCTATTGGCGAACAATTGAGTTCATTAACTTTTTCCTGCGGATTGGGATTTTTGAGAGGTTGGCACTGATTCAAATTCCAAATCGTAATGAATCCTGCTGAATCGGAGGTTGCTAGGATTTTTTCTGTCGAGTTAGGAACAAAAGCCAATCCCCAAATATAGTCTTCACGCCCAACTAATGGGTCTAGTTTTTCTAGATTTTGCACTGATAAACCTGGGAATTTTTTATCAGATTGAGTTGGGTTCCACTGCCACAAGATGAAACGCTTAAAGTTTCCGGCAATTACTAGAGTTTTTGCATCTGGGCTGAGATTTAATGCCCGGACTTGGAAACCTGATAGTTTCAATGTACTTTGTACGTCGATAACTTGCGGTTCTGGCAGAAAATCGCTGTTAGGCGCTGATCTTGACCATAATCTAACTTTACCACTGCCATAGCCACTGAATAAGTTAAGTGAATTTGAAGTGAAAGCTAAATCAAAGACGCGATCGCCTTTTGCTTTAGGATCTTTAAGGTCTTGAAGTTCGCTAATCTTTAGACCTGATGGTACATCTCTAAGTTCAATTACACCATTATCGAGACCAACGGCAACACGATCATTTTGTAATGGCATGAAGCGTAAGACTTCTACAGCATCATCGGTAATCGCCATTAAACCTTTGGGCTGTTGCCGTTGGTCGCAAGCTACGGGTTGCCCAGCGTATGTTACTGTGTCATCGGGGCCCAAACTATCGGCAGCAATTCTCCAAAGTCTTAATGTGCAATCATCTGAGCCACTGACCACAGACAAACCAATACCACTAAAGCGTATTGAATTTACAGAACGTGTATGCATTATATCTCTTGGTTGCAGTATTAATGCTAGGAGTGCAGCTAAGAGTGCGATCGCAGCTAGCTGTAGCCATAGAGGTATAATTGGCAAAGCCTCCACTTCTAATGTCTGCGTGGCGGGGTCTGTACTCCCTAAACGTTGGTCGGATAATTCAGATTTAGCCTCTAATAAAAGAGTTTTACCGATTCCTACCCAAGGGCGTTTTGTTTTAACATCAAGGATGACCTTACTTGTCTCTCCTAAATGGAGATTGGCATTTTCAGGAAGCTTTTTGAAAGTACATTTTCGCCAGTCTCTACCCTGGACCTGGACATTAATTTGCTGGTTGAGGTTGCTAGCGTTTTTAAATAGTAATTCAAAGGAAGCTGTATCAGATTTCCAGTCAGGCAACCATGCCAATTTACTAGGAATTTTGAGGTGTTTTTGAGTGGTGGTAAAGTCTATAAAACCGACTGGTAAGACTTCAATGTTGCCTTCAGCACTGGTTGGAT contains:
- a CDS encoding FtsW/RodA/SpoVE family cell cycle protein, with the translated sequence MNLRRLIPIFDSSVSNWALEARLLRWLTLIWLFVGLIMLFSASYPVADARQSDGLYYFKRQLLWVLVSLIGFNIIVNLPLQKILRVSHWFLLLFLALIFVTLIPGLGKKAFDAARWIAIGPIPIQPSELIKPFLVLQSARLFGQWERISWRVRFAWLGIFGLVLLGILAQPNLSTTALCGMTIWLIALAAGLPYKYLGGTAIGGVMLAILSISIKEYQRKRVMSFLNPWADATGDGYQLVQSLLAVGSGRTWGAGFGLSQQKLFYLPIQDTDFIFAVFAEEFGFVGSMVLLALLATFATLGLIVALKAKNIVHRLVAIGVMILMIGQSLLHIGVATGSLPTTGLPLPMFSYGGNSMIASLIAAGLLIRVARESNEAEVVQLRKPLFQNGRRHRGFQKNKN